One window of Marinobacterium aestuarii genomic DNA carries:
- a CDS encoding ABC transporter substrate-binding protein produces MKTFKTCLTSIALSIACATASAGEVEVLHYWTSGGEAAAVNVLKQEMESAGHTWTDFAVAGGGGESAMTVLKSRAISGNPPSAAQIKGLDIQEWGELGFLTSLDDVAAAGNWDSLLPPVVSDVMKYDGHYVAVPVNVHRVNWLWANPEAFKKAGVDIPTTWEEMIASGPKLKAASIIPLAHGGQAWQDATTFEAIALAEGADFYRKAFVEHDEATLKGPTMVKVLTTFKQLRDLIDADSSGRDWNVATSMVINGQAAMQIMGDWAKGEFTAAGKKPGTDYVCVAAPGTAGMFTFNIDSLAMFTQSDDSRAQAQKDLAAMVMDPKFQETFNLNKGSIPARQGMDPTPFDACALASMDDFTLSAEKGTLVPSMAHGMSTSSRVQGAIYDVVTNYFNASDITAEQAAEKLARAVNASL; encoded by the coding sequence ATGAAGACATTCAAGACCTGCCTTACCAGCATTGCCCTGTCCATCGCCTGTGCCACAGCCTCTGCCGGTGAAGTTGAAGTGCTGCACTACTGGACCTCGGGCGGTGAAGCTGCGGCCGTGAACGTACTCAAACAGGAAATGGAGAGTGCCGGCCATACCTGGACCGACTTCGCCGTTGCCGGTGGTGGTGGCGAGTCCGCCATGACCGTACTGAAGTCCCGCGCCATTTCCGGCAATCCCCCATCTGCGGCCCAGATCAAGGGCCTGGACATTCAGGAGTGGGGTGAACTCGGTTTCCTGACGTCGCTGGATGATGTTGCCGCCGCCGGCAACTGGGATTCGCTGCTGCCGCCTGTGGTCAGCGATGTGATGAAGTACGACGGTCACTATGTTGCTGTGCCGGTCAATGTGCACCGCGTTAACTGGCTCTGGGCCAACCCTGAAGCTTTCAAAAAAGCCGGTGTTGACATTCCAACCACCTGGGAAGAGATGATTGCCTCGGGCCCGAAACTCAAGGCTGCGAGTATCATTCCGCTGGCCCACGGTGGCCAGGCCTGGCAGGACGCGACCACCTTTGAAGCCATTGCTCTGGCGGAAGGTGCAGACTTCTACCGCAAGGCCTTCGTGGAACATGACGAAGCGACCCTGAAGGGCCCAACCATGGTTAAGGTCCTCACTACTTTCAAACAGTTGCGTGACCTTATAGATGCTGATTCCAGCGGTCGTGACTGGAACGTGGCCACCTCCATGGTGATCAATGGTCAGGCGGCCATGCAGATCATGGGTGACTGGGCCAAGGGCGAATTCACCGCTGCCGGCAAGAAACCGGGCACCGATTATGTCTGCGTAGCCGCACCTGGCACCGCCGGCATGTTTACCTTCAACATCGACAGCCTGGCGATGTTTACCCAGTCCGATGACAGCCGCGCCCAGGCGCAGAAAGATCTGGCCGCCATGGTCATGGATCCCAAGTTCCAGGAAACCTTCAACCTGAACAAGGGCTCCATTCCTGCGCGTCAGGGTATGGACCCTACGCCCTTTGATGCCTGCGCACTGGCATCCATGGATGACTTCACCCTCAGCGCCGAGAAGGGCACCCTGGTGCCGAGCATGGCCCACGGCATGTCCACCAGCTCCCGCGTACAGGGCGCTATCTATGATGTTGTGACCAACTACTTCAACGCCAGTGATATCACCGCTGAACAGGCGGCCGAGAAACTGGCCCGCGCTGTAAACGCCAGTCTGTGA
- a CDS encoding response regulator, giving the protein MTQSKPIYVVDDDAAIRSLLRSYLERNQFAVKTAADGESLLRELKAGAPAALVVLDIMLPGDDGFEICRKLRTFSKVPVIMLTANSDEMDRIVGLEIGADDYLAKPFNPRELLARIKAILRRSDAPAETPQKLSSARYLRFADFELDSATRALCTLSGESLLLSGAEYDLLRLLVDHAGEVLSRDLIAEQTRGRDNLPMDRFIDVQISRLRQRLQDDARSPQLIKTVRGQGYVLAATVAATDESVRQ; this is encoded by the coding sequence ATGACTCAAAGTAAACCGATCTATGTGGTCGATGACGATGCAGCGATTCGCTCGCTGCTGCGCAGCTATCTGGAGCGTAACCAGTTCGCGGTGAAAACCGCGGCCGATGGCGAAAGCCTGCTGCGCGAACTCAAGGCCGGCGCCCCGGCGGCGCTGGTGGTGCTGGATATCATGTTGCCGGGGGATGACGGCTTCGAAATCTGTCGCAAGCTGCGCACCTTTTCCAAGGTGCCGGTCATTATGCTGACGGCCAACTCCGATGAGATGGACCGTATCGTCGGACTGGAAATCGGTGCCGATGACTATCTGGCCAAACCTTTTAATCCGCGGGAACTGCTGGCGCGCATCAAGGCCATATTACGGCGTAGCGATGCCCCGGCAGAGACGCCGCAGAAGCTGTCATCTGCGCGTTATCTGCGCTTTGCCGACTTTGAGCTGGACTCGGCGACCCGTGCGCTCTGCACCTTAAGCGGCGAGTCGCTGCTGTTGTCGGGGGCTGAGTACGATCTTCTGCGCCTGCTGGTGGATCACGCCGGTGAAGTCCTGAGTCGCGATCTGATCGCCGAGCAGACTAGGGGCCGGGACAACCTGCCGATGGATCGTTTTATCGATGTGCAGATCAGCCGGCTGCGACAGCGCCTGCAGGATGATGCCCGCTCGCCCCAGCTGATCAAGACGGTACGCGGCCAGGGTTATGTACTGGCGGCGACAGTGGCGGCCACCGATGAGTCGGTACGGCAATAA
- a CDS encoding ATP-binding protein — MIRSLKTVLRRWPRSLSSRILLVLGLGVLLAQLVSSAIWLTQWRADTEQNVQEMSRHMAFRVAATVQFFTELPVAYRHLILDQLRDMGGTRFFVTLNREEIRVNDLPDSPLKTRVVQQFRDVLEGQLGVTDGLKIAFSRPSDLHVIKNDILLRDLPERWGSQTLLMGSRDAPILVIQIPIAPEQWLYLATLMPDPDFLEASSPLSRERLISLLVSLGVMLLFGVWIVRSLTRPLRRLAQAAESFGQGEALALPETGSRELETTARAFNAMQLRIQRYLDDRERLFASISHDLKTPITRLRLRAELLDDDVTRDAFCHDLEDLDMLVKGALQSVKDTDIHENRVEVDLYRMLCYMRDGAALAGKVVTLDGEQREPFLGKPLALRRCVGNLVDNALYYGGRADIQISDSPQMLEIRVCDRGPGIPIAQQERVFAPYTRLLANQALDPAAHSSMGLGLSIARNIARAHGGDIVLANRDEGGLEARLALPR; from the coding sequence ATGATCAGGTCATTGAAAACAGTGCTGCGCCGCTGGCCGCGTTCGCTCTCGAGTCGAATTCTTCTGGTGCTGGGCTTGGGTGTGCTGCTGGCGCAACTGGTCTCCAGTGCTATCTGGTTGACGCAGTGGCGTGCCGATACCGAGCAGAATGTACAGGAAATGTCGCGTCACATGGCCTTCAGGGTCGCGGCCACGGTGCAGTTTTTTACCGAGCTGCCCGTTGCCTATCGCCATCTGATTCTGGATCAGCTGCGGGACATGGGCGGTACACGGTTTTTTGTCACACTCAATCGGGAAGAAATTCGGGTCAATGATCTGCCTGACTCGCCGCTTAAAACCCGGGTCGTGCAGCAGTTTCGTGATGTGCTCGAAGGCCAGCTCGGTGTGACCGACGGCCTGAAAATTGCTTTTTCCCGCCCCTCCGATTTGCATGTGATAAAAAACGATATTTTGTTGCGCGACCTGCCCGAACGCTGGGGCAGTCAGACGTTGCTGATGGGTTCCAGGGATGCGCCTATTCTGGTGATTCAGATTCCCATTGCGCCTGAGCAATGGCTCTACCTTGCGACCCTGATGCCAGACCCGGATTTTCTGGAAGCAAGCAGTCCGCTTTCCCGGGAGCGGCTGATTTCGCTGCTGGTGTCCCTGGGCGTTATGTTGCTGTTCGGGGTCTGGATTGTGCGCTCGCTGACCCGCCCGCTGCGCAGGCTGGCGCAGGCGGCGGAAAGCTTTGGTCAGGGGGAGGCCCTTGCCTTGCCTGAAACGGGCAGCCGCGAGCTGGAAACCACGGCACGGGCCTTTAATGCCATGCAGCTGCGCATCCAGCGCTACCTGGATGACCGCGAAAGGCTGTTTGCATCCATCTCCCACGATCTTAAAACGCCCATTACCCGGCTGCGGCTGCGGGCCGAATTGCTGGATGACGATGTTACGCGCGATGCATTCTGCCACGACCTGGAAGACCTCGACATGCTGGTCAAGGGGGCGCTGCAAAGCGTCAAGGATACGGATATTCACGAAAATCGGGTTGAGGTGGACCTGTACCGCATGCTCTGTTACATGCGCGACGGTGCCGCATTGGCCGGCAAGGTCGTCACGCTGGACGGCGAGCAGCGCGAGCCTTTCCTTGGCAAGCCGTTGGCGCTGCGCCGCTGTGTCGGCAATCTGGTGGACAATGCACTTTATTACGGCGGCCGCGCCGATATTCAGATTAGCGACAGTCCTCAGATGCTGGAGATACGGGTGTGCGATCGCGGCCCCGGCATTCCCATCGCTCAGCAGGAACGCGTATTCGCCCCCTATACACGGCTGCTGGCGAATCAGGCGCTGGACCCGGCAGCCCATTCCTCCATGGGACTTGGGTTGTCGATAGCGCGCAATATTGCCCGTGCCCATGGGGGAGACATCGTGCTTGCCAATCGCGACGAGGGCGGCCTTGAGGCGCGACTGGCCCTGCCGCGCTAG
- a CDS encoding MurR/RpiR family transcriptional regulator: MNTNSVNLLEQIRQRLDSLNKSEHKVATVILRDPQTATRLSITALAQASGVSEPTVNRFCRGFDNRGYPDFKIQLAQSLAVGMPYVSRSVEQDDSTEDYTDKIFSSTIAALDSARQGFDSALVTRAVDYLSQAKQVAFFGLGASGPVAMDAQHKFFRLNIPVMAYDDVLMQRMVAAGANTGDVVVVISYTGRTRELVDIARLARESGATVIGITSEGSQLAAECTLLLAVRSYEDTDIYMPMTSRIIQLTLLDVLATGVTLRRGVDFQRYLKKIKDSLMPTRYPQD, encoded by the coding sequence ATGAACACGAACAGTGTTAATCTTCTCGAGCAGATTCGCCAGCGCCTCGACAGCCTTAACAAGTCTGAACACAAGGTGGCGACGGTGATTCTGCGTGATCCCCAAACGGCTACCCGGCTGAGTATTACCGCTCTGGCCCAGGCGTCGGGTGTTAGTGAACCTACGGTCAATCGCTTCTGTCGTGGTTTCGACAACCGCGGTTACCCGGACTTCAAGATCCAGCTTGCCCAGAGCCTGGCGGTGGGAATGCCCTATGTCTCCCGCAGTGTAGAGCAGGACGACTCGACCGAAGACTATACCGACAAGATTTTCTCCTCGACCATAGCCGCGCTGGACAGCGCTCGCCAGGGCTTTGATTCGGCACTGGTCACCCGGGCGGTGGATTATCTGAGCCAGGCCAAGCAGGTGGCGTTTTTTGGTCTGGGGGCATCGGGCCCGGTGGCCATGGATGCTCAGCACAAGTTCTTCCGCCTCAATATTCCGGTCATGGCCTATGATGATGTGCTGATGCAGCGCATGGTGGCGGCCGGTGCCAACACCGGTGATGTCGTGGTGGTGATTTCCTACACCGGGCGCACCCGCGAGCTGGTGGATATTGCCCGCCTGGCGCGCGAAAGCGGCGCCACTGTGATCGGTATTACCAGTGAGGGTTCACAGCTGGCGGCGGAATGCACCCTGCTGCTGGCGGTGCGCAGCTACGAAGATACCGACATCTATATGCCCATGACGTCGCGCATCATTCAGCTGACACTGCTGGATGTGCTGGCCACGGGTGTCACCTTGCGCCGGGGTGTGGATTTCCAGCGTTATCTGAAGAAAATCAAGGACAGTCTGATGCCTACCCGGTATCCGCAGGATTAA
- the mgrA gene encoding L-glyceraldehyde 3-phosphate reductase → MSYTPSSERYAQMKYNRTGRSGLKLPALSLGLWQNFGENAPMDRARDICCTAFDLGITHFDLANNYGPPPGSAETFFGQLLKTDFAGYRDEMVISTKAGYRMWPGPYGEFGSRKSLLSSLDQSLGRLGVDYVDIFYSHRFDPETPLEETMGALDSAVRQGKALYAGISSYSAARTREAAAILRELGTPCLIHQPSYSMLNRWIEDDSLLDTLDDLGAGAIVFSPLAQGMLTDKYLNGVPSDSRANQGSSLNPGLLSDDNLARIRGLNAIAGRRGQTLAQMAIAWVLRNDRVTSALIGASRPQQVIDSVAALAKPDFSAEELADIDRFATEGGINLWAKSSND, encoded by the coding sequence ATGAGTTACACGCCATCCAGCGAGCGCTATGCGCAGATGAAGTACAACCGCACCGGGCGCAGTGGCCTCAAGTTGCCCGCGCTCTCCCTCGGCCTCTGGCAGAACTTTGGCGAGAATGCGCCAATGGACCGGGCGCGGGATATCTGTTGCACGGCCTTTGATCTGGGCATCACCCATTTTGATCTGGCCAACAACTATGGTCCGCCCCCGGGGTCAGCCGAAACTTTTTTCGGACAGTTGCTGAAAACCGATTTTGCCGGTTATCGCGACGAGATGGTTATCTCCACCAAGGCGGGCTATCGCATGTGGCCGGGGCCTTATGGTGAGTTCGGCAGCCGCAAGTCGCTGTTGTCGAGCCTGGATCAGAGCCTGGGTCGTTTGGGGGTGGATTACGTTGATATTTTCTATTCGCACCGCTTCGACCCCGAAACGCCGCTGGAAGAAACCATGGGTGCGCTCGACAGCGCCGTGCGTCAGGGCAAGGCGCTCTACGCCGGTATATCGTCCTACAGCGCGGCCCGCACCCGGGAAGCGGCGGCGATACTGCGAGAGCTGGGGACGCCCTGCCTGATTCACCAGCCGAGCTACTCGATGCTCAATCGCTGGATCGAAGACGACAGCCTGCTGGATACGCTCGATGATCTGGGGGCGGGCGCCATTGTCTTTTCACCCCTGGCCCAGGGCATGCTGACCGACAAGTACCTCAACGGGGTGCCGTCCGACAGCCGTGCCAACCAGGGTAGCTCCCTGAATCCAGGCCTGCTGTCTGATGACAATCTGGCGCGTATTCGTGGCCTCAACGCGATAGCCGGGCGTCGTGGCCAGACTCTGGCGCAGATGGCGATCGCCTGGGTGCTGCGCAATGACCGTGTGACTTCAGCCCTGATCGGTGCCAGTCGGCCGCAGCAGGTGATCGACAGTGTTGCAGCACTTGCAAAGCCCGATTTCAGCGCTGAAGAACTGGCTGACATTGATCGCTTTGCTACCGAGGGCGGCATCAACCTGTGGGCCAAGTCGTCTAACGACTAA
- a CDS encoding ABC transporter ATP-binding protein, protein MASLTIDNVTKAYGQTQVLKGINIAIEKGEFLILVGPSGCGKSTLMNSIAGLEDVSGGRILIGDADITEAAPKDRDIAMVFQSYALYPNMSVRENIAFGLEIRKVPKLEREKEVQRVASLLQIEPLLDRKPGQLSGGQRQRVAMGRALARRPKLYLFDEPLSNLDAKLRVEMRTEIKKLHQRLGTTIVYVTHDQIEAMTLADRIAVMRGGELLQLGTPQEIYDNPENQFVAGFMGSPAMNFVPCTLVASDRGLGVEITDGEGNPSWLPVPNPERLSAYVGKQVILGLRPEMVTDPVPHKADDAMVQHVPMKVLVTEPTGADTMLVSEVNGVEINCRINPGYSTPVGQVVPLMFDMSKVVFFDPTTEERIDRA, encoded by the coding sequence ATGGCGAGTTTAACCATTGATAACGTTACCAAGGCATACGGTCAGACGCAGGTGCTCAAGGGCATCAACATTGCGATCGAAAAGGGCGAGTTTCTGATCCTGGTGGGGCCCTCAGGTTGCGGCAAGTCCACCCTGATGAACAGCATTGCGGGTCTGGAAGATGTTTCAGGTGGTCGCATCCTGATCGGTGATGCCGACATTACCGAGGCCGCGCCCAAGGATAGGGATATTGCGATGGTGTTCCAGTCCTACGCGCTCTATCCCAATATGTCGGTGCGTGAAAACATCGCCTTTGGCCTGGAGATCCGCAAGGTGCCCAAGCTTGAGCGCGAGAAGGAAGTACAGCGCGTGGCCAGCCTGCTGCAGATCGAGCCGCTGCTGGATCGCAAGCCCGGCCAGCTGTCCGGCGGACAGCGTCAGCGTGTCGCCATGGGCCGTGCCCTGGCGCGTCGCCCCAAGCTCTATCTGTTCGATGAGCCACTGTCGAACCTTGATGCCAAGCTGCGCGTTGAAATGCGCACCGAGATCAAGAAGCTGCACCAGCGCCTGGGCACCACCATTGTGTACGTGACCCACGACCAGATCGAAGCCATGACCCTGGCGGATCGCATTGCGGTTATGCGTGGCGGTGAGCTGCTGCAACTCGGCACGCCGCAGGAAATCTACGACAACCCGGAAAATCAGTTTGTGGCAGGCTTTATGGGCTCGCCGGCGATGAATTTTGTTCCCTGCACCCTGGTGGCCAGTGACCGGGGTCTGGGCGTCGAGATCACCGACGGGGAGGGTAATCCGTCCTGGCTGCCGGTACCCAACCCTGAGCGCCTCAGTGCCTATGTCGGCAAGCAGGTGATCCTGGGTCTGCGGCCTGAAATGGTTACCGATCCGGTGCCCCACAAGGCCGACGATGCCATGGTGCAGCATGTACCAATGAAGGTGCTGGTGACCGAGCCCACCGGCGCCGATACCATGCTGGTGTCCGAGGTCAATGGCGTTGAAATTAACTGCCGCATTAACCCCGGCTACAGCACGCCTGTGGGCCAGGTGGTGCCGCTGATGTTCGACATGAGCAAGGTGGTGTTCTTCGATCCAACCACTGAAGAACGTATCGACCGCGCCTAA
- a CDS encoding carbohydrate ABC transporter permease, whose translation MVKPQQTLTQQLLRYGLYGILTVAALVYLLPLWVMLLTSLKDVEEIRSGTLLSLPGSINFDAWGKAWSGACTGSTCEGIAPFFVNSFKIVIPAVLISTLIGALNGYVLSLWKFRGSELLFGAMLVGCFIPFQVILLPMARMLATLGLANTTTGLVAVHVTYGVAFTTLFFRNFYVGLPKELIAAARLDGAGFFFIFRRVVLPLSTPIIVVCVIWQFTQIWNDFLFGVVFSGSDTQPVTVALNNLVNTSFGGKEYNVDMAAALMAALPTLLVYVLAGKYFVRGLTAGAVKG comes from the coding sequence ATGGTTAAGCCTCAGCAAACACTGACGCAACAGCTGCTGCGTTACGGTCTCTACGGGATTCTAACGGTGGCCGCACTGGTTTATCTGCTGCCCCTGTGGGTCATGCTGCTGACCTCGCTTAAGGATGTGGAAGAAATTCGCAGCGGTACCCTGTTGTCTCTGCCCGGCAGCATCAACTTTGATGCCTGGGGCAAGGCCTGGAGTGGCGCCTGCACCGGCAGCACCTGTGAGGGCATAGCGCCGTTTTTCGTCAACTCTTTCAAGATCGTAATACCGGCGGTACTGATTTCCACCCTGATCGGCGCCCTTAACGGCTATGTGCTGTCGTTGTGGAAGTTCCGTGGCAGCGAGCTGCTGTTCGGCGCCATGCTGGTGGGCTGCTTTATTCCGTTTCAGGTCATACTGCTGCCCATGGCACGCATGTTGGCGACCCTCGGGCTGGCCAATACCACTACCGGGCTGGTGGCGGTGCATGTGACCTACGGTGTGGCCTTTACGACCCTGTTTTTCCGCAACTTCTATGTGGGGCTGCCGAAGGAACTGATCGCGGCGGCGCGCCTTGATGGCGCCGGATTTTTCTTTATCTTCCGCCGTGTGGTGCTGCCGCTGTCGACGCCTATTATTGTCGTCTGCGTAATCTGGCAGTTCACCCAGATCTGGAACGACTTCCTGTTTGGTGTGGTGTTCTCCGGCTCTGATACGCAGCCGGTAACCGTGGCGCTGAACAACCTGGTCAATACCAGCTTTGGTGGCAAGGAATATAACGTGGATATGGCGGCGGCCCTGATGGCTGCGTTGCCAACCCTGCTGGTGTATGTACTGGCAGGCAAATACTTTGTACGCGGTCTGACCGCCGGCGCCGTAAAAGGCTGA
- a CDS encoding PRC-barrel domain-containing protein produces the protein MKNPCTHRLLVATITALIALPVPAAQTPESPATNPPASLEVPADPTATTIPMPESDAERTEMPQMGDKDPLTTTTENTIFALSPDQLTNMTVVDPLGNEVGKIKQVVRSRHNETIEAVIASGGLLGFGAKEIAVPIDTLELSDQHYLEIHASSEELKAREDYIPQAYVALEPSDKPISEFEAVEPVPADPAMDASPPKRMAPE, from the coding sequence ATGAAAAATCCATGCACTCACAGGCTACTGGTTGCCACCATCACGGCCCTGATCGCGTTACCCGTGCCAGCGGCACAAACACCAGAATCCCCGGCCACCAATCCACCCGCTAGCCTGGAGGTACCCGCCGACCCGACGGCAACAACGATCCCCATGCCGGAGTCGGATGCAGAGCGCACCGAAATGCCACAAATGGGGGACAAGGATCCGCTCACCACAACCACCGAAAACACCATCTTCGCACTTTCACCCGATCAGCTAACAAATATGACGGTGGTTGATCCGCTGGGTAACGAAGTCGGCAAGATCAAGCAGGTTGTGCGCAGTCGGCACAATGAAACCATCGAGGCAGTGATTGCGTCCGGTGGCCTGCTCGGTTTTGGCGCCAAGGAAATAGCAGTCCCCATCGATACACTTGAACTTTCAGATCAGCACTACCTGGAAATTCATGCCTCCAGCGAAGAACTAAAGGCCCGTGAGGACTACATCCCGCAAGCCTATGTAGCACTCGAACCATCTGACAAGCCCATCAGTGAATTCGAAGCTGTTGAACCCGTACCGGCAGATCCAGCCATGGACGCAAGCCCCCCAAAGCGCATGGCGCCCGAGTAA
- the fucP gene encoding L-fucose:H+ symporter permease codes for MSAETQLPSCGRFSDKALMNKKTPLVFRDMILPFILLTTCFAAWGVAANMTDPLVKVFSKIFTMSSLQSALVQFAYYGAYFCLALPAAFINRRFSYKTGVLTGLGFAALGAFMFYPASQSMAYGYFLAALFILAAGLSILETSANPFVIAMGPVENATRRLNLAQAFNPVGCNIGVFLGAALILTQLNPATAQERALMSAAELQAVQTTELNAVMLPYVGMACVLVLIWIAVAMLRIRPAREKVVAHSREVHFRATLGRLLANRHYRFGVIAQFFNVGAQTCVWTFTIQYVMDALSVDEVRGGDFLQYSLILFLLARFAMTWLMGYVRASALLAGLSVLAAALCLFMIMSPNIYGVWALVAISGCLSLMFPTIYGVALEGLGEDTKFGAAGLVMAILGGAILPLAQGAIIDSYGSALSFIVPALCFLVVGRYGLFDIKNAERSIGLLAPATR; via the coding sequence ATGTCGGCTGAAACCCAACTGCCGTCCTGCGGACGCTTTAGTGACAAGGCGCTTATGAACAAGAAAACACCGCTGGTCTTTCGGGACATGATTCTGCCCTTTATTCTGCTCACCACCTGCTTCGCCGCCTGGGGCGTGGCCGCCAACATGACGGATCCGCTGGTCAAGGTGTTCAGCAAGATCTTCACCATGAGCTCGCTTCAATCCGCCCTGGTGCAATTCGCCTACTACGGTGCCTACTTCTGCCTGGCACTGCCAGCGGCCTTTATCAACCGGCGCTTTTCCTACAAGACAGGGGTTCTGACCGGGCTGGGGTTCGCAGCACTCGGCGCCTTCATGTTCTACCCCGCCAGCCAGTCGATGGCCTATGGCTATTTTCTTGCTGCCCTTTTTATCCTGGCAGCAGGGCTGTCGATACTCGAAACCTCCGCCAACCCCTTTGTCATTGCCATGGGGCCGGTCGAGAATGCGACCCGGCGGCTGAACCTTGCCCAGGCGTTTAACCCTGTGGGTTGCAACATAGGAGTCTTTCTGGGGGCTGCGCTGATCCTGACCCAGCTCAATCCGGCCACAGCGCAGGAACGCGCGCTCATGTCAGCCGCAGAGCTTCAGGCCGTTCAGACAACGGAACTCAACGCCGTCATGCTGCCCTATGTCGGCATGGCCTGCGTACTGGTACTGATCTGGATAGCCGTGGCCATGCTGCGTATTCGCCCGGCCCGTGAAAAGGTGGTCGCCCATAGCCGTGAGGTGCATTTTCGCGCGACCCTGGGACGCCTGCTGGCTAACCGTCATTACCGTTTCGGCGTGATTGCACAGTTTTTCAATGTCGGCGCCCAGACCTGCGTCTGGACCTTTACCATCCAGTACGTCATGGATGCACTGTCGGTGGATGAAGTACGCGGCGGCGATTTCCTGCAATACAGCCTGATTCTGTTTCTGCTCGCCCGCTTTGCCATGACCTGGCTGATGGGCTATGTCCGCGCCAGCGCCCTGCTCGCAGGCCTGTCGGTACTGGCCGCTGCACTCTGTCTGTTTATGATCATGAGCCCTAATATTTACGGCGTTTGGGCGCTGGTAGCCATTTCCGGCTGCCTGTCACTGATGTTCCCCACCATTTACGGCGTCGCCCTTGAAGGCCTGGGCGAGGACACCAAGTTTGGTGCCGCAGGCTTGGTGATGGCCATTCTTGGCGGTGCCATTCTGCCACTGGCCCAGGGCGCTATTATCGATAGCTACGGCAGCGCGCTGTCTTTTATCGTACCGGCGCTGTGCTTCCTGGTGGTTGGCCGCTACGGCCTGTTCGATATCAAAAATGCCGAGCGCAGCATCGGTCTGCTGGCCCCCGCAACGCGCTAA
- a CDS encoding DUF4144 family protein → MTTDNILFPALVQHQDDAELSFIASPEDWARCALEAHFYRGVQPGDRLIDSQGRVYWLCCAGAVVKVERSDELLSLPQVLALVRGHAALQNNCCAGKLGARDFSEAIHLVAHLTD, encoded by the coding sequence ATGACAACAGATAACATTCTTTTTCCCGCGCTGGTGCAGCATCAGGACGATGCTGAGTTGAGCTTTATCGCAAGCCCGGAGGATTGGGCCAGATGTGCGCTGGAAGCTCATTTTTACCGCGGCGTTCAACCCGGTGATCGGCTGATCGACAGCCAGGGACGCGTCTACTGGCTGTGCTGCGCAGGCGCTGTGGTAAAGGTAGAGCGCAGCGATGAGCTGTTGTCGCTGCCCCAGGTGCTGGCGCTGGTGCGCGGCCATGCGGCGCTGCAGAACAATTGCTGTGCCGGCAAGCTAGGGGCCCGGGATTTTAGTGAAGCGATACATCTTGTAGCGCACTTAACTGATTGA
- a CDS encoding carbohydrate ABC transporter permease codes for MNPKSLSLPETGTVRPVTLRLQDRLAAQLPKLVLAPTVIVTLVAVYGYMIWTGLLSLTSSRILPVWKFIGTAQYSKLLENDRWGVAVENLIIFGGLFILICLVLGVLMAILLDQKIRAEGVLRTIYLYPMAISFIVTGTAWKWLLNPGLGLQKTIRDWGFESFTFDWLVNPDMVIYCLVIAAVWQSSGFVMALFLAGLRGVDQEMVKAAQLDGASMPMIYRRIILPCLKPVFFSAFVILSHIAIKSFDLVAALTGGGPGYSSDLPATFMYQHAFTRGQMGLGAASAMLMLGGVLAILVPYLYSELRSKKNG; via the coding sequence ATGAATCCCAAATCCCTCTCACTGCCCGAAACCGGGACGGTGCGACCCGTTACGCTTCGACTGCAGGACAGGTTGGCGGCCCAGTTGCCCAAGCTGGTGTTGGCACCGACCGTTATCGTTACCCTGGTAGCCGTGTATGGCTACATGATCTGGACCGGGCTGCTGTCTCTCACCAGCTCGCGCATCCTGCCGGTATGGAAGTTCATCGGCACCGCCCAGTACAGCAAGCTGCTGGAAAATGACCGCTGGGGCGTCGCGGTTGAAAACCTGATCATCTTTGGTGGTCTCTTTATTCTGATCTGTCTGGTGCTGGGTGTGCTTATGGCCATACTGCTGGACCAGAAGATCCGCGCCGAAGGTGTGCTGCGTACCATTTACCTTTATCCCATGGCGATTTCATTCATCGTTACCGGTACTGCCTGGAAATGGCTGCTCAATCCGGGTCTGGGATTACAGAAAACCATTCGCGACTGGGGTTTTGAAAGCTTTACCTTCGACTGGCTGGTGAATCCCGACATGGTGATCTACTGCCTGGTGATAGCGGCCGTTTGGCAGTCGTCTGGCTTTGTAATGGCACTCTTCCTGGCCGGCCTGCGCGGTGTGGATCAGGAGATGGTCAAGGCGGCCCAGCTCGATGGCGCCAGCATGCCCATGATCTACAGGCGCATTATTTTGCCCTGCCTGAAACCGGTGTTCTTCAGTGCCTTTGTGATTCTGTCCCATATTGCCATCAAGAGCTTTGACCTGGTGGCTGCACTCACAGGCGGTGGCCCTGGCTATTCCTCGGATCTGCCGGCGACCTTCATGTACCAGCACGCTTTCACCCGAGGCCAGATGGGCCTGGGTGCGGCCAGCGCCATGCTGATGCTCGGCGGTGTGCTCGCCATACTGGTGCCTTATCTGTATTCCGAACTGAGGAGCAAGAAAAATGGTTAA